The sequence ATTGTTTTACGATTACAATTATAATTATGTTAGGGACTGGGATTGTACTTCATACCACCTTACTACTAAAAGTCACAAAATGTctttaatacctttttttctgttgcattAAAAAGTTAATCTTGCCATTTGTCAGGCAAAATGGGGATGTTATCACTTGGGTGGGTACTAAAGTCTGTCAGGAATTTTAATTAGCCTTAACTGCTCTAATGTTCCTCCCAAACAGAACATTCACTCAGAGCAGAGAGGTCTGACCATCTGTACTGCTGACAAGATACGCAGGTAGGTCCTGATGATATTTTGGAATGGATCTTTCTTTTcatcaattatttttgtttttcaatgttATGGGGGGTCACAGTTGCTGTAGACATTTTTTAATCTTGCCCATGTGAATGTTAATGCATTTATATGGAAACTACACCACTCTCCCAAAAAACATACAAGTAAAATAATCAGTGTATACCAATGAGAGAAGTCTTCTGCTCCTTTGAAATCCCAGATTGGGTACAATGGAAGTGAAAGTGACTGTGGACGGAATTCCGCGTGTGGTCTGTGGAGTTACTGAGGAAACAACATGCCAGGAAGTGGTTATCGCTCTGGCCCAAGCACTGGGTATGTCTACGGGACTTATGATTAATGATCTGACAAACTGCGTTTATAGCAACACTCATCTTTCTCTTTAGGACAACCTGGACGCTACACATTAAGAGAGACGTTCAAAGACTTTGAGCGATGTATGACACCCAATGAGTGCCTTCTGGAGACTCTCGACAAGTACGGGGAGCAGGCCAGGGAGGTCAAATTCACACTTCTGCATAACGGACCATCAGTCTGGGAGGAAATGAGTAGGACGAAAGTTGGCAGATATCAACCTTGCCCGCCGTTGAGAAGAAAAGATGTAGGTAGGGCGCGGCGAGGCAGCTGCTCACTAACTTTGCATCGCCGGAGCATGCCGCCTTTATCATCTTTAAGACAGGACGCTGAGCAGCAAAGGGAAAACTTGAAAAGGCCTAAAAGAAAGTCTCTAACACTCATGGAGGAGGCTTGGGAATGGCTGGAGAATCTCGGGAAAAGCAAGGTCTACAGTACTGCCAATGAAGGGGAAATCAATAAGAGGATTGATAGAAAGAATCGTTTTTCTTGGGATTTTTCTCTCACTCTTGATTCAGGTCAAAGTAGTAAAAGCAAAGTCAAAGGTCAGAAAAGTTTAAAGTCAGACTTGGATCATCAAACATCGTGTTGTATGGGGAGTCAGACCAGGGCAAAAGTGAGTAAACATTCCAAGCAAAGTCAGGAAGCTAAATCTGATGGCCTGTACATTTCAAGCTGTGCAACaactgaggaggaaaaaaacagtttaggTGAAACGATAATACATCAGCTCAGTTGTTTGCATGACTTACAGGTCCAGATAGCACAGCTAGACAATAAGATATCTGAGCTTGAGGAAAAGCAGAAGGCCAGAAAAGCCGAGCAGGAAGCTCAGCAGAGGATGACTGAAGAGGAGATGGAGCAGATCAAATTTTGGGAGAATGAATTAAAGGCAGAAGAAGTTTATGAGAGAGATTTGCAAGATCAGTTCCTTGAGATGAAGGCCAAAGCAGCAGAGTGTAAACCCAAACTGGAGGAGTACAAGCGCAAAATTCAGGGTCTTGATTTCTTTGCTGCTCATGTTGAAGAGGATTCAAAAATGGATTCAAAAACTGATGCACATGCAGCAACCGCCACTGGGAATTCAGTTATTCCAACTAAGGAGCTAAAGTGGCAGCAATCTCATCCAGAGGATGATGTAAATATCAACAGGAAGCTCCAGCCCAGAGAGGAGTTAAACTCTCCTCATGCTCCACTTAGCTCCAGCCTGATAAGGGAACGCCGGCCCACGGGTCCCACTGAGCTGAGGGAGTGGTGGACACGCTGGTCTGAGTCCCAGAGCTCTCAGTCGCAGACCAAGAAGAAGGTGATCCACCGCTCAGAGCTCACAATATACCTGGGAAGTACCAAGGTTTAGAAATAACTTGTATCCAGAGATTACATTATGCAAGCTTTGCTGAGCACCAGTTGTGGTCATTTCAAATATGCTTATTGGTGGTTTCACTTGAGTACTGTATTGCTATCCGGTATTTACCATTCATAAGTGTTACAAGGGAGCTCCCTAGTGGTAAAATTGGTTTACAATAGAAATCAGCCCACTTTGGTTCTGGAGGGGAACAGGTAAGATTAGCTGATGTCTGAAAAGAAATAGCTCTGAAAGTTTACTTTTCAAATTCAAACTCCTTTACAATGCATTAAACAGTGATGCATATCTATACATCTCAAATGAACCGATAGTGAATGAAGAGTTTGTTAACCATATGTTTAAGTTACGCTTGGAATGCCGTTTATTTTATTAGATAAACATTAGGTACAAAATAAGCATTCCCAGCAAAGTAGTCCTTTTCAGTGTAATTTCCATCTGTATGTAAAGACCGACATGTTACCAAAGGCAAAAATtaagtgatttttaaaattccatGAGATCCAGTCTGTTTCAGTGCTTCTTTGAGAAGTTTGGATACCTGTGGACACATTTAATTATGTTTCATACATTTTAGTGTCTGTGTGACTTTGTTAAGTTCATCTGAAAAGGGCTGGAAGTGTGTCACAAGCTTCTCTGGAAGATTTGTACATGGTATCATTATTAAAAGGCACTACTTGCTCAAATTAAAGACAACTGTTGGCATGTCATGAAACAATGCCCTGCCCAGTTGTGGTCCTTGAGATAGTTGCTTTCACAGTTACTTCTTTTGTAGGGAGTCGTACAGCAGGCCCTCCACATTTCTCTGGAACAAAAGAAAGACTACAAAACAACTGATGATTTTCATAAAACTTTTAATTCAACTGTTTTCATTCATGACTTAACAAAAGGGTACATGAGAACCTCTGTGGTTCAACTGAATCCTGGTTATCTCCAAAGTTCGAGTGTAATCTGATTGTAAATGAACGTGCAGAGGCACAACAGCTCATCCATCATGTCTCCAGAGTACAACGACTGATATTCAGAATCATAATGCTTTATTAAACTGAGTTTGTTATAATTTACCTTTCTCCTTTAAGTTAAATTTGTTTCATTATATCAGAAGTTTGAACTTtcactaagaaaaaaaaaaaagcacacattacatacagtatagctCAACCCACAGGCTTGGGATGCATATCAGTATTATTTCTACTAGAAAAGAAGCCACCCTAAGATTGTTCTCAATATTTTGGCGGTTGGCTGGGAACAGgatagttttttttgtgtgtttcattttgctTGTTAGGCACCTCATTTTTATATTAGCAGAAGAGCTTAAAtggaaaaaagcaaacaaaaatgtgcaagaaaaaaaatcgtATAAAAGAACTGCAGATTTCAGATGCCGCAAGGAATTCTGCACCTGGGAAAAATTGCTTACGTGGAGCATGTGAACACCAAAAAGGCATCTAAAGGCTCCAGACTGGTACAAGTAAATCCCATTAGATCACTACTTTGACATTCACATACGTCTCACactcagatacacacacacccacacaccatGCTTTCATTTCAGCTCTTCAATAAAGCATTTTAAAACTGCTCAAAAAAACGAGCAGAGAAGAATCCTCAGTTTAAGCTCGCACATATGAGAAATATGATCCTCCTTATGGAGGGAACTTTGCTTTATGCGTCTTGTAGGAAAGCATACAGTAGAGGAAACTACAAATGTAACCATTTCAAGTTTCCAGGGTTCAAGgagcaaaaatatgaaaaaaggaGCAGATGCTCAAAGACATGCCAACAGCCACACTCATTCTCCCAAGACCAGACAGATTTACAGGTGCAGAATTCCAGATAAAgcagtttcaaaataaagacatacaGCCATAAAGTCATCACTCTGATTTAGAGGAACGAGACCCTCAGAAACAAATACCTCCGGTTACACACAATGACTTCTAGGATACAGCACACACGTACACTCACACTCTCAGATCCCATGTACACTGCACTGTGGAACTCTATCAAGTACATCATACATGGGAGGCAGGAGACTGGAATAAGAAAAGTTCCCTTACAGGTGTCAGTGGGGATAAAGATTACACATGCtgattactgtatgtgtgcatatgttGTATGAGTTTGTGTACAAGCATGTGTTCAGTTAAATTTCCTTATCACCCAGAATCCCACCAGCACTCC is a genomic window of Antennarius striatus isolate MH-2024 chromosome 2, ASM4005453v1, whole genome shotgun sequence containing:
- the LOC137603481 gene encoding ras association domain-containing protein 8-like; this translates as MEVKVTVDGIPRVVCGVTEETTCQEVVIALAQALGQPGRYTLRETFKDFERCMTPNECLLETLDKYGEQAREVKFTLLHNGPSVWEEMSRTKVGRYQPCPPLRRKDVGRARRGSCSLTLHRRSMPPLSSLRQDAEQQRENLKRPKRKSLTLMEEAWEWLENLGKSKVYSTANEGEINKRIDRKNRFSWDFSLTLDSGQSSKSKVKGQKSLKSDLDHQTSCCMGSQTRAKVSKHSKQSQEAKSDGLYISSCATTEEEKNSLGETIIHQLSCLHDLQVQIAQLDNKISELEEKQKARKAEQEAQQRMTEEEMEQIKFWENELKAEEVYERDLQDQFLEMKAKAAECKPKLEEYKRKIQGLDFFAAHVEEDSKMDSKTDAHAATATGNSVIPTKELKWQQSHPEDDVNINRKLQPREELNSPHAPLSSSLIRERRPTGPTELREWWTRWSESQSSQSQTKKKVIHRSELTIYLGSTKV